The Montipora capricornis isolate CH-2021 chromosome 6, ASM3666992v2, whole genome shotgun sequence genome has a window encoding:
- the LOC138050731 gene encoding coadhesin-like, which yields MTIGQQLTSYKLSAMICLWLGVILLQVGHSLASSGCENTPLDLSLVLDQTKSIGAKNYDKMLETVRTLISKYNVGPDETRISITTFAGEAYIRVSLDDEEYQSQQGLNKLIDDMIKKDKLIYVTRTDVALETVGKDVFNTNNGDRPDAPNVMILFTDGGTNKDSKPYDEVLQPLVDKGVHRIAVGIGKKIKFSELEKIAGDRNRVVSAKNFGDLATKLDKINEITCSIDGGYTAWSEWSKCSVTCGGGSRWHSRTCTNPPPKNKGKTCEEQTNLAPARESEACNTQKCGTDGGYSKWSDWSSCSVTCGGGLMWRNRQCNNPMPSSDGKTCKEQSLGPEKQSKPCNSQKCGTDGGYSKWSDWSSCSVTCGGGLMWRNRQCNNPKPSGDGKTCKEQSLGPEKQSKPCNSQKCGTDGEYSKWSDWSSCSVTCGGGVMWRNRQCNNPKPSGDGKTCSEQSLGPHKQSRGCNSQKCGTDGGYSKWSDWSSCSVTCGGGVIWRKRQCNNPKPSGDGKTCSEQKLGPNKQSRGCNSQKCGVDGNWSPWSNPGPCDKTCGGGVRERKRTCTNPPPSGNGKTCRGPSVKTESCNTQQCPPPPPPPCKEHLDVGIILDSSNSIQPIDYRKALSFLQSLADRLEISERGTHMAILLYSWEAHATFRFTDPQNVNSVKNKIRSLPHIQGGTRTDRALELAGEDFFGWEETGDRPDVPNVVVVLTDGDTNEGSKPFSKVLPPLEFAKVRRIAIGIGNEVHDDELKEIAGTGEDVIKVLSYGELISKLEKIMDLACENQHPGSCGAWGAYGSCSKTCGSGFKIRQRSCPGNSLHLTKQKAICNSNLCPGQQPCQDALSHCPTLAAAGQCWKQAQGPRFQQTFTLWNRCKKSCRRCDVDPQCQDSDPYQCPWVTAKRPMLCSTNLRYKCKKSCDTCGGGGGSPSVGGGGGGYGGGGRPGGWGGGHGGGGRPGGWGGGYGGGGRPGGGGRPGGWGRGRK from the exons ATGACTATCGGCCAACAGTTG ACAAGCTACAAGCTCTCCGCCATGATTTGTCTGTGGCTGGGTGTGATTTTGCTGCAGGTGGGACATTCACTAG CATCTTCTGGATGTGAAAACACCCCACTAGATTTAAGTCTTGTTCTGGACCAGACGAAGAGTATCGGGGCAAAAAATTATGACAAGATGTTGGAAACAGTTCGCACACTTATATCCAAGTACAACGTCGGTCCAGACGAGACTCGTATTTCTATAACTACATTCGCCGGAGAAGCGTACATTCGAGTGAGCTTAGATGACGAAGAGTATCAAAGTCAGCAAGGCTTGAACAAACTCATCGACGACATGATAAAAAAGGACAAGCTGATTTATGTCACGCGCACAGACGTAGCGTTAGAAACAGTCGGCAAGGATGTGTTTAACACCAATAACGGAGATCGACCAGATGCACCCAATGTCATGATCTTGTTTACAGACGGTGGAACTAACAAGGACTCGAAACCGTACGACGAAGTTCTTCAGCCTCTTGTG GATAAAGGTGTCCATCGAATCGCTGTTGGAATTGGAAAAAAGATAAAGTTCTCAGAACTAGAGAAAATCGCAGGAGACCGTAACCGCGTTGTTAGTGCAAAGAATTTTGGCGACCTTGCGACAAAGCTGgacaaaatcaatgaaattaCATGCA GTATCGATGGTGGGTACACAGCTTGGAGTGAATGGTCGAAATGTTCTGTAACTTGCGGCGGTGGTTCGCGGTGGCATTCGAGAACCTGCACCAATCCCCCAccaaagaacaaaggaaaaacttgtGAGGAGCAAACTAATCTTGCACCCGCCAGGGAGTCAGAGGCTTGTAACACTCAGAAATGCG GTACTGATGGCGGATATTCTAAATGGAGTGATTGGAGCTCTTGCTCAGTAACATGCGGCGGTGGTTTGATGTGGAGAAACAGACAATGTAACAATCCTATGCCAAGCAGTGATGGAAAAACTTGCAAGGAACAAAGCCTTGGTCCTGAAAAGCAATCGAAGCCTTGCAACTCCCAGAAGTGTG GTACTGATGGAGGATACTCTAAATGGAGTGATTGGAGCTCTTGCTCAGTAACATGCGGCGGTGGTTTGATGTGGAGAAACAGACAATGTAACAATCCTAAACCAAGCGGTGATGGAAAAACTTGCAAGGAACAAAGCCTTGGTCCTGAAAAGCAATCGAAACCTTGCAACTCCCAGAAGTGTG GTACTGATGGAGAATACTCTAAATGGAGTGACTGGAGCTCTTGTTCTGTTACATGCGGCGGTGGTGTCATGTGGAGAAACAGGCAATGCAACAATCCTAAACCAAGCGGTGACGGAAAAACCTGCAGCGAACAAAGCCTGGGTCCTCACAAGCAATCCAGAGGCTGCAATTCTCAGAAATGCG GTACTGATGGAGGATACTCTAAATGGAGTGACTGGAGCTCTTGTTCTGTTACATGCGGCGGTGGTGTCATTTGGAGAAAAAGGCAATGTAACAATCCTAAACCAAGTGGTGATGGAAAAACATGCAGCGAACAAAAGCTCGGACCTAACAAGCAATCCAGAGGCTGCAATTCTCAGAAATGCG GTGTCGATGGTAACTGGTCTCCTTGGAGCAATCCCGGTCCTTGTGACAAAACTTGTGGGGGAGGTGTAAGAGAGAGAAAGCGAACCTGTACCAATCCACCACCTTCGGGAAATGGCAAGACCTGCAGAGGACCAAGCGTAAAAACAGAGAGCTGCAACACTCAGCAAT GTCCTCCTCCCCCACCTCCTCCGTGCAAGGAGCATTTGGATGTCGGCATAATTTTGGACTCCTCAAACAGTATCCAGCCAATTGATTACCGAAAAGCACTAAGTTTCTTGCAGAGTCTCGCTGACAGACTAGAGATATCTGAACGCGGTACACACATGGCCATTCTATTATACAGCTGGGAGGCTCAC GCCACTTTTAGGTTCACAGATCCACAGAACGTAAACTCCGTGAAAAATAAGATTAGAAGTCTACCTCACATTCAAGGTGGAACCAGAACAGACAGAGCATTAGAACTTGCAGGCGAAGACTTCTTTGGATGGGAAGAAACTGGTGATAGACCTGATGTACCTAACGTCGTGGTTGTTCTTACGGATGGAGACACGAATGAAGGAAGCAAACCATTTTCAAAAGTACTGCCGCCTCTTGAG TTTGCGAAGGTGCGACGAATTGCCATTGGAATTGGTAACGAAGTCCATGATGACGAACTTAAAGAAATTGCCGGTACAGGCGAAGATGTTATAAAAGTGCTTTCGTACGGTGAATTAATCAGCAAACTCGAGAAAATCATGGATTTGGCATGTGAAAATCAACATCCAG GATCGTGTGGTGCTTGGGGTGCTTACGGAAGCTGCAGCAAGACTTGTGGATCCGGTTTCAAGATTCGCCAGAGGAGTTGTCCAGGAAACAGCTTGCATTTAACAAAACAGAAAGCCATCTGCAACAGTAACCTATGTCCAGGACAAC AACCTTGCCAGGACGCTCTTTCACACTGTCCCACACTGGCGGCAGCCGGCCAATGTTGGAAACAAGCACAGGGACCTAGGTTTCAACAAACCTTTACTCTTTGGAACCGGTGCAAGAAAAGCTGCCGCAGATGTGACG TTGATCCTCAGTGCCAGGACAGCGATCCTTACCAGTGCCCATGGGTGACTGCGAAGCGACCAATGCTGTGTTCTACAAACCTAAGAT ACAAGTGTAAAAAGAGCTGCGATACTTGcggag GAGGAGGTGGAAGTCCCAGTGTTGGCGGCGGAGGTGGAGGATACGGCGGCGGAGGAAGACCCGGTGGTTGGGGAGGCGGACATGGAGGCGGAGGAAGACCCGGTGGTTGGGGAGGAGGATACGGTGGCGGGGGAAGACCCGGTGGCGGTGGAAGACCCGGTGGCTGGGGACGTGGAAGAAAGTGA